In the Panthera uncia isolate 11264 chromosome B1, Puncia_PCG_1.0, whole genome shotgun sequence genome, NNNNNNNNNNNNNNNNNNNNNNNNNNNNNNNNNNNNNNNNNNNNNNNNNNNNNNNNNNNNNNNNNNNNNNNNNNNNNNNNNNNNNNNNNNNNNNNNNNNNNNNNNNNNNNNNNNNNNNNNNNNNNNNCCCGcgcccggcccccagccccgcgGCGGCGCGGGGGGCGCGGGGCCGCCGGGGGGGCGCGGCGTGTACATCCGCGAGTTCCGCGCGGCCGAGCAGGAGGCGGCGCGCCGCATCTTCTACGACGGCATCATGGAGCGCATCCCCAACACGGCCTTCCGCGGCCTGCGGCAGCACCCGCGCACGCAGCTGCTCTACGCCCTGCTGGCCGGTCAGTGCGCGGGGGACCCCGCCGCGCTCCGCCTGCCGCAGTccgcgcccgcccgcccccctcacccccgGGGACAGACGCACAGGACCCCCCGAGCCCCGCTCGCCCCCACCGCGGGGCCCGGCCCCGGGAGGGAAGCCCACCCCTCAGGCCCCCTCATGCCCTCTCGCACGCGCACGGACGCGCACCCGCACGCCATCGGCTTTCTGCGGTGGCCTGGGGCGAGGTGgcccccggcggcggcggcggcggcggcggcggcggcggcgtccgGGCTCTTGGCCAAGGCGCGCCGGGTGGGGGCGTGGGAACGAGCGCCGGCGGAGGGTAGGGGGCCGCGGGCgggggagagggcgggggagAGCCGGGGTCTCCACCTGCGTCCCCTCTCGGCCCGGCCCCGCCTCTCCGGTCCCGTCCGCGGTCAtcccgggtgggggcggggtggcggCAGGTAGCGCCCGCTGCTGAGGCTCCGCGCCTGGCGCGTGTAACTATATATAATCCGCGGGGCGGGGGAGGCTGCCTCGGCGGCTCCAAGTGCTAATTTATGAGGGGAAGACAGCCAGCTCCCCCGGGTGCCGGGGGAGGGTGAGTACCGAGGAGGCAGAGCGAGGGGGccgcggggtgggggaggcagcccCCGCAGGGGCTTTGAGGCCTTTTCCATGGAGCCCCGGAGGGCGGttgcccccatttcacagatgagctcGAGGCCCGGGGTGGTTGCTCTCCCAAGGTCACGCAGCAGAAGTGACTTTCACTGCAGGCGCGTCTGTCTCCTGGCAGCCTAGATGGGTCTGGAAACCATCTCGGGCTTCCCTTcctcatccccccaccctcacctcagAACACTGGGGGGCTGGCCCTGGGGCCCAATGCCGGAAGGTGCCCCCTGCGACTCCCCGAGTTTACAAGGTGGGACAGCCTGTCCGAGCCTCGCTGGAGTGCGCAGGGGTGTGTGCACGGCCGCTGCCACATGGGGGCCACATGGGCGGTGGGCACGGGCCACGAGGAGCCCCGCCCGGGGGGCTCTTCCTGCCAGCCATGCAAGGCGGCTGCCCAGAAGCCGCCGCTGTGCTCAGAGCGGTTAGAGATCCCGTGATGTCAGGTTACCGAACGGCGCGTCCTGACGGTGGGAAGTTTGCCgcgagggaagagagggagaggccgGCAGGCCGACCCGCTGCTCCCGCGGAGAAGCGGCCGCGGCGTGCTGGGCGCATGTGCCCGGCTGGCTTGTTTAGCAGGGAGCTGCCGGGGGGGTCTCTCCCCCAGCCCGGGGTCGCCCGCTCCGCCCGCTGCTCACCGGGGCCCCCCTCTCCCCGCAGTGCTGTGTTTTGCCCTGACCCGCTCGCTGCTGCTGACGTGCCTGGTGCCGGCGGGGCTGCTGGGCCTGCGTTACTACTACAGCCGGAAGGTGGTCCTCGCCTACCTGGACTGCGCTCTGCACACGGACATGGCCGACATCGAGCAGTACTACATGAAGCCCCCCGGTGAGTCGCGTGTCTCCGGCCCCTTCCTCGCCCCTCCCACCGCCCCTCCTTCCGGCGGGGCCACCCTCACGCTGCCAGCCGCCCGGGGACTGGCCTGGGGGGACGGACCGGGCCTGGGCGGGCCTGGGCTGGCGCATCCGGGGCCCCGAGTCTTCTGAGGGAGGGctctggcggggagggggggggttgggggtgcaGCGGGCCGGaaagggctgggggaggcagagctAGGTCCTTGGTGCCGAAGCAAGGCCCCCGAGCCTCCGCACAGACCCCAGGCCTCTGTCCTGTGTCCCGTGGGGGCTGGTGCGTGTGTCCTGAGCCGGCCCTGGGCAGCGCTGCCTTCCGGATGCCCTTTCCCCGGTGCCTGCTGCTCAGAACGGGTGGGATCTCTCTCACCTCTCCTCGGGCCCCTCTGCTGTGCTTTGCTGGATCTTGGGCTGGCCTGGAGCGGCCAGGGCCCTGGCGGAGGGGGACCTCATGGTGGCGAGAAGGTTCTCCGTGGGGTCGCTGAGGGCTGTGAGCCCTGCAAGAGCAGGGGTTTTCAGTCTCACCCCCACTTCTGGTTTCTGGGCCAGTTAGTGAGGCAGAGGGTCTTGCCCCAGCCCCCGGGCTTCTGTAGAAGGAGGGCCTGGGTCTGGTCTAGAAGGGTCTGCAGCCCTTGGGGGctgtcctctgtcctccaggCTGATCCTGAGGCAGGCTGGGTCCTGGGAGGCAGGGCCACATGTTTTTCTCCATGTCCTGAGCTAGCTGGAGGAGGGAGCCTGCGTCTCAGCCCTCTGGGGTGTTGGGGTCTCCCAGGTGCCCGAGGGTTCCTAGGCTGAGGAGAGGGGACCGTGTGGCCCGAACGGTTGGTGAGCTCTAGGGAGGAGCTGCGGGTCACGGGGACAAGAGTAGCAAGGCTTCCGGAGCAAGGGTGCCCCACCTTGGCACCACCAGCCCCTGGCCCGCCAGCCCCAGCCTGTGGTGCCCtgtcctgccctgtccccaccccccttcccagcCCTTCGGCACCTTCGGCTTTCCTGGCCCCTTTCCTCAGCTTGAACTCAGCATCTTCTCGGCCTTCACGGAGTCCCAGCTTCTGCAGAAGGGCAAAGCCCACCTAGCTGGTGCCAAGGCCCAGGCCGCAGGAGCAGATCGGGGCTCAGGCTAGGAGCTGGGAGGACCCTGCTGTCGGCCCTGCTCTTTCTGGGCCATGGTCTCCCTGGGTGTGAGTGCAGGGTGTGCCCTG is a window encoding:
- the NAT8L gene encoding N-acetylaspartate synthetase; translated protein: PAPGPQPRGGAGGAGPPGGRGVYIREFRAAEQEAARRIFYDGIMERIPNTAFRGLRQHPRTQLLYALLAVLCFALTRSLLLTCLVPAGLLGLRYYYSRKVVLAYLDCALHTDMADIEQYYMKPPGSCFWVAVLDGNVVGIVAARAHEADNTVELLRMSVDSRFRGKGIAKALGRKVLEFALVHNYSAVVLGTTAVKVAAHKLYESLGFRHMGSSDHYVLPGMTLSLAERLFFQVRYHRYRLQLREE